In Streptomyces sp. NBC_00414, a single window of DNA contains:
- a CDS encoding TROVE domain-containing protein encodes MARFNTRAAKARGASRVTSTGRVLRTHEGGRGVERDPRSELFLLSIANFVAQKTFYESGEARDDRFAALVRQLAVADPSWTAALLDWLRGEGNMRTASIVGAVEYVKARLDAGATDGPANRQVVASVLRRPDEPGELLAYWTSRYGRAVPKPVKRGVADAVRRLYGGKSLLKYDTASKGYRFGDVLNLVHASPDPDKPWQGELFRYALDRRHNPDTAVPPASSRVLTAHRELMAVPVGERRAVVTSEGGAGRLAEAGMTWEALAGWLQGPMDAAAWEAVIPSMGAMALVRNLRNFDEAGVSDEVAALVAAKIGDPAEVARSRQFPFRYLAAYQHAPSLRWSYPLEQALGHSLGNVPVLGGRTLVLVDRSGSMFYSKLSDRSELNRADAAAIFGTALALRAEKADLVEFGTGSDVVRVRRGESVLKVLGRFGDLGGTNTSEAVRRHYKKHDRVLIVTDEQATYSQYGDPTEQVPAHVPVYTWNLAGYRAGHAPSGAGAGAGNRHVFGGLSDAAFRMVPLLEGARDAAWPWAG; translated from the coding sequence ATGGCGCGGTTCAACACCAGGGCGGCGAAGGCCAGGGGCGCTTCGCGTGTCACCTCCACGGGACGTGTGCTGCGGACCCACGAGGGCGGGCGGGGCGTCGAGCGCGATCCGCGTTCCGAGCTCTTTCTGCTGTCGATCGCCAACTTCGTCGCGCAGAAGACCTTCTACGAGAGCGGCGAGGCGCGCGACGACCGGTTCGCCGCGCTCGTACGGCAGCTCGCCGTCGCGGACCCGTCCTGGACGGCCGCCCTGCTCGACTGGCTGCGCGGCGAGGGCAACATGCGGACCGCGTCGATCGTGGGCGCCGTCGAGTACGTCAAGGCGCGCCTCGACGCGGGCGCCACGGACGGTCCGGCCAACCGGCAGGTCGTCGCGTCCGTGCTGCGGCGCCCGGACGAGCCCGGTGAGCTGCTCGCGTACTGGACCTCGCGGTACGGGCGGGCCGTGCCCAAGCCTGTGAAGCGGGGTGTCGCGGATGCCGTGCGGCGGCTCTACGGGGGGAAGTCGCTGCTGAAGTACGACACCGCGTCCAAGGGGTACCGCTTCGGGGACGTCCTCAATCTCGTGCACGCTTCGCCGGACCCTGACAAGCCGTGGCAGGGCGAGCTGTTCCGGTACGCGCTCGACCGCCGGCACAACCCGGACACCGCCGTGCCGCCCGCGTCCAGCCGTGTCCTCACCGCGCACCGTGAGCTGATGGCCGTGCCGGTGGGGGAGCGGCGTGCCGTCGTGACCTCCGAGGGCGGTGCCGGGCGGCTCGCGGAGGCCGGGATGACCTGGGAGGCGCTTGCCGGGTGGCTGCAGGGGCCGATGGACGCTGCGGCCTGGGAGGCCGTCATTCCGTCCATGGGCGCCATGGCGTTGGTGCGGAATCTGCGGAACTTCGACGAGGCCGGGGTCTCTGACGAGGTGGCCGCGCTGGTTGCGGCGAAGATCGGTGACCCCGCGGAGGTCGCGCGGTCGCGGCAGTTTCCGTTTCGGTACCTGGCCGCGTACCAGCACGCGCCCTCGCTGCGGTGGTCGTATCCGCTGGAGCAGGCGCTCGGGCACTCGCTGGGCAATGTGCCTGTGCTGGGTGGGCGGACGCTCGTTCTCGTTGATCGGTCCGGGTCCATGTTCTATTCGAAGCTGTCCGACCGCTCCGAGCTCAACCGGGCCGACGCGGCGGCGATCTTCGGTACGGCGCTCGCGCTGCGGGCCGAGAAGGCCGATCTCGTCGAGTTCGGCACCGGCAGCGATGTGGTGCGGGTTCGGCGGGGCGAGTCCGTGCTGAAGGTGCTGGGGCGGTTCGGTGATCTTGGGGGTACCAACACCAGTGAGGCTGTGCGCAGGCACTACAAGAAGCACGACCGGGTGCTGATCGTCACCGACGAGCAGGCCACGTACAGCCAGTACGGGGATCCGACCGAGCAGGTTCCGGCGCATGTGCCCGTGTACACCTGGAACCTCGCGGGGTATCGGGCCGGGCACGCTCCCTCGGGGGCGGGGGCGGGGGCCGGGAACCGGCACGTGTTCGGAGGGCTCTCCGACGCCGCCTTTCGGATGGTTCCGCTGCTTGAGGGGGCCCGGGACGCCGCGTG